From Streptomyces yatensis, one genomic window encodes:
- a CDS encoding SDR family NAD(P)-dependent oxidoreductase has protein sequence MPTIDLTGKAAVVTGSGRGLGLAYAHALAAHGASVVVNDIDEDAAEQAVKSITEAGGTAVAEVVPVGGAEAADRLVSRAVQEFGRLDVLVTNAGILRDKVLWKMTDEDFDAVITTHLRATFTCARAAAVRMREQGDGGTLVLVGSPAGQRGNFGQTNYSAAKAGIAAMARTWSMELSRASITVNAIVPVAATAMTETMPALAPYVEALRNGEPLPDFLRKGEGFGTPEDCAALVPFLASDAARGITGQCIGIGGDKVALWSHPQELRAAYADGGWTSGALADAWHTSVGAEPQTVGIPAPRIPEA, from the coding sequence GTGCCCACCATCGATCTGACCGGCAAGGCCGCCGTCGTCACCGGCAGCGGCCGGGGCCTCGGCCTCGCCTATGCACACGCCCTCGCCGCCCACGGCGCGTCCGTGGTCGTCAACGACATCGACGAGGACGCGGCCGAACAGGCCGTCAAGTCCATCACCGAGGCCGGGGGCACCGCCGTGGCCGAGGTGGTCCCCGTCGGTGGCGCCGAGGCGGCCGACCGCCTCGTCAGCCGTGCCGTCCAGGAATTCGGCCGACTCGACGTCCTGGTCACCAACGCGGGCATCCTGCGCGACAAGGTGCTGTGGAAGATGACCGACGAGGACTTCGACGCGGTCATCACCACCCATCTGAGGGCCACCTTCACCTGCGCCCGCGCCGCCGCAGTGCGCATGCGCGAGCAGGGCGACGGCGGCACGCTCGTCCTCGTCGGCTCCCCGGCCGGGCAGCGCGGCAACTTCGGCCAGACCAACTACTCCGCCGCCAAGGCCGGTATCGCCGCCATGGCCCGCACCTGGTCCATGGAACTGTCCCGCGCGAGCATCACCGTCAACGCGATCGTGCCGGTCGCCGCCACCGCGATGACCGAGACCATGCCCGCCCTCGCCCCGTATGTGGAGGCCCTCAGGAACGGTGAGCCGCTGCCGGACTTCCTGCGCAAGGGGGAGGGATTCGGCACGCCGGAGGACTGCGCCGCCCTCGTCCCCTTCCTGGCCTCCGACGCCGCCCGCGGCATCACCGGCCAGTGCATCGGCATCGGCGGCGACAAGGTGGCGCTCTGGTCGCATCCGCAGGAGCTCCGGGCCGCCTACGCCGACGGCGGCTGGACCTCCGGCGCCCTGGCCGACGCCTGGCACACGTCGGTCGGCGCCGAGCCGCAGACGGTGGGTATCCCCGCGCCGAGGATTCCGGAGGCGTGA
- the menE gene encoding o-succinylbenzoate--CoA ligase — protein sequence MRNEGLGSWPARRARKTPHRTALIHGERSTDYRTLHIRTTRLAHALRAQGIRRGDRIAHLGPNHPAYLETLFATGLLGAVFVPLNTRLSGPEIAYQLTDSGAKALIHGPAHTALVSGLPAGTGVRICLEIGGAYEQALAAASAEPIDEPVTPDDTCLIMYTSGTTGRPKGAMLTHANITWNAVNVLVDHDLFADERALVSAPLFHTAGLNMITLPVLLKGGTCVLVEAFDPGATLDLIERHRITFMFGVPTMFDQVARHPRWADADLSSLRILTCGGSPVPTPLIASYQRRGLTFLQGYGMTEAAPGALFLDAEHAVGKAGSAGVPHFFSDVRVVRPDLTPVDIGETGEVVVRGPHVMSGYWGLPEETEAAFADGWFRSGDAARVDEDGYVYIVDRIKDMIISGGENIYPAEIEDLLLTHPGIAECAVIGVPDEKWGEVPRAVVVPAAGTELDPEQVLASLSGHLAKYKIPKSVVVADELPRTASGKLLKSRVRHRYGTPNPQQKADS from the coding sequence ATGCGCAACGAGGGACTGGGGTCGTGGCCCGCACGCCGGGCCCGTAAAACCCCGCACCGCACGGCCCTGATCCACGGCGAACGGTCGACCGACTACCGCACCCTGCACATACGCACCACCCGCCTCGCCCACGCCCTGCGCGCCCAGGGCATCCGACGCGGCGACCGCATCGCCCACCTCGGCCCCAACCACCCCGCCTATCTGGAGACCCTGTTCGCCACCGGCCTCCTCGGCGCCGTCTTCGTCCCCCTCAACACCCGCCTGTCCGGACCCGAGATCGCCTACCAGCTCACCGACTCCGGCGCCAAGGCCCTCATCCACGGCCCCGCACACACCGCGCTCGTCTCCGGACTGCCGGCCGGCACCGGGGTACGGATCTGCCTCGAGATCGGCGGCGCATACGAACAGGCCCTGGCGGCCGCGTCTGCCGAGCCGATCGACGAGCCGGTCACCCCCGACGACACCTGCCTCATCATGTACACCTCGGGGACGACCGGCCGCCCCAAGGGCGCGATGCTCACCCACGCCAACATCACCTGGAACGCCGTCAACGTCCTGGTCGACCACGACCTGTTCGCCGACGAACGCGCCCTGGTATCCGCCCCGTTGTTCCACACCGCCGGGCTGAACATGATCACCTTGCCGGTGCTGCTGAAGGGCGGCACCTGCGTCCTGGTGGAGGCCTTCGACCCGGGAGCGACCCTCGATCTGATCGAACGGCACCGCATCACCTTCATGTTCGGGGTGCCGACGATGTTCGACCAGGTGGCCCGGCATCCCCGCTGGGCCGACGCCGACCTGTCCTCGCTGCGCATCCTCACCTGCGGCGGATCACCGGTGCCGACCCCGCTCATCGCCTCCTACCAGCGGCGCGGGCTCACCTTCCTCCAGGGCTACGGCATGACCGAGGCCGCGCCCGGCGCGCTCTTCCTGGACGCCGAACACGCGGTGGGCAAGGCGGGCTCGGCGGGCGTACCGCACTTCTTCAGCGACGTACGGGTCGTACGGCCCGACCTCACCCCGGTCGACATCGGCGAGACCGGCGAAGTGGTGGTGCGCGGACCCCATGTGATGTCCGGCTACTGGGGGCTGCCCGAGGAGACGGAGGCCGCCTTCGCGGACGGCTGGTTCCGCAGCGGGGACGCGGCCCGGGTCGACGAAGACGGCTACGTGTACATCGTCGACCGCATCAAGGACATGATCATCTCTGGTGGCGAGAACATCTACCCCGCCGAGATCGAGGACCTCCTCCTCACCCACCCGGGCATCGCCGAATGCGCGGTGATCGGTGTACCGGACGAGAAGTGGGGCGAGGTGCCCCGCGCGGTCGTCGTCCCGGCAGCGGGCACCGAACTCGATCCGGAGCAGGTGCTGGCATCACTGTCCGGGCACCTCGCCAAGTACAAGATCCCCAAGTCCGTGGTGGTCGCGGACGAACTTCCGCGCACCGCCTCCGGGAAGCTCCTCAAGTCCCGGGTACGCCACCGCTACGGCACCCCAAACCCTCAACAGAAAGCCGACTCATGA
- a CDS encoding amidohydrolase family protein, which produces MDLQDLVAIDVHTHAEVSSTGHSSLDDDLHTASSAYFKVEGNRKPTLEETAAYYRERRMAAVIFTVDAESATGTEPVPNEEVAEAAAANADVLIPFASIDPFRGKAGVKQARRLVEEYGVKGFKFHPSVQGFFPDDRSVAYGLYEVIEETGTIALFHTGQTGIGAGVPGGGGIRLKYSNPLHVDDVAADFPQLKIILAHPSFPWQDEALAVATHKPGVHIDLSGWSPKYFPPQLVQYANTLLQDKVLFGSDFPVLTPDRWLADFEKLSLKDAVKPKILKENAARLLGLTQP; this is translated from the coding sequence ATGGACCTCCAGGATCTCGTCGCCATCGACGTCCACACCCACGCGGAGGTGTCCTCCACGGGCCACTCCTCCCTGGACGACGACCTGCACACCGCCTCCTCCGCCTACTTCAAGGTCGAGGGCAACCGGAAGCCCACGCTCGAGGAGACGGCCGCCTACTACCGCGAGCGGCGGATGGCCGCCGTCATCTTCACGGTGGACGCCGAGTCCGCGACCGGCACCGAGCCCGTCCCGAACGAGGAGGTCGCCGAGGCCGCCGCCGCCAACGCCGACGTCCTCATCCCCTTCGCCTCCATCGACCCCTTCCGGGGCAAGGCGGGCGTGAAGCAGGCCCGGCGGCTGGTCGAGGAGTACGGCGTGAAGGGCTTCAAGTTCCACCCCAGCGTCCAGGGCTTCTTCCCCGACGACCGCTCGGTGGCGTACGGCCTGTACGAGGTGATCGAGGAGACCGGCACCATCGCACTCTTCCACACCGGCCAGACCGGCATCGGCGCCGGTGTTCCCGGCGGGGGCGGCATCCGCCTGAAGTACTCCAACCCGCTCCATGTGGACGATGTGGCCGCCGACTTCCCGCAGCTGAAGATCATCCTGGCGCACCCGTCGTTCCCCTGGCAGGACGAGGCCCTGGCGGTGGCGACCCACAAGCCCGGCGTGCACATCGACCTGTCCGGCTGGTCCCCGAAGTACTTCCCGCCGCAGCTCGTGCAGTACGCCAACACGCTGCTGCAGGACAAGGTGCTGTTCGGTTCGGACTTCCCGGTGCTCACCCCTGACCGATGGCTGGCCGACTTCGAGAAGCTCTCCCTCAAGGACGCGGTCAAGCCGAAGATCCTCAAGGAGAACGCGGCCCGCCTGCTCGGGCTGACGCAACCGTGA
- a CDS encoding DUF2461 family protein yields MSGRFTGWPERAMDVLLHLQGEPSHMVREQYRADRERLVRQPMIALLNDVADTDPRYEDFSVWHYRTNSWWWQHQGAVIRLGRKIEISLRFDLDGLRIQGAWWYPDPGQVDTFRKAVAAEGSGRELSAIVEDLRRKRYEISGDVMKRPPRGYPSDHSRTDLLRHRSLIAAQPLGCDEWLHTPEAVGKVLAAADDLDAMLTWLVRHVNGSA; encoded by the coding sequence ATGAGCGGACGGTTCACCGGCTGGCCGGAGCGAGCCATGGACGTGTTGCTGCACTTGCAGGGCGAGCCATCACACATGGTGCGCGAGCAGTACCGCGCGGATCGCGAACGTCTCGTCCGGCAGCCGATGATCGCGCTGCTCAATGACGTGGCGGACACCGATCCCCGGTACGAGGACTTCTCTGTCTGGCACTACCGCACAAACTCCTGGTGGTGGCAGCATCAGGGCGCGGTGATCCGGCTCGGCCGCAAGATCGAGATCAGCCTGCGGTTCGACCTGGACGGCCTGCGGATCCAGGGCGCCTGGTGGTATCCCGACCCCGGCCAGGTGGACACGTTTCGCAAGGCCGTCGCCGCCGAGGGAAGCGGCCGAGAACTATCCGCCATCGTCGAGGACTTGAGAAGGAAGCGCTACGAGATCTCCGGGGACGTGATGAAGCGCCCTCCACGGGGCTATCCGTCCGACCACTCCCGCACGGACCTGCTGCGCCACCGTTCACTGATCGCTGCCCAACCCCTTGGCTGCGACGAATGGCTCCACACTCCCGAAGCGGTCGGCAAGGTCCTCGCGGCCGCCGACGACCTCGACGCCATGCTCACGTGGCTGGTCCGACACGTGAACGGCTCCGCCTGA
- a CDS encoding alpha/beta fold hydrolase, which yields MRRTAVQVDGEPASYLTAGRQDAPPVLMLHGTYWSRVWLPVLDHLADAGLRPLAVDLPGLGRSGGRLTPETATVPALADWVTRFASALNLSGPIALAGHDIGGAIAQHLLARNRLDVSRFALVNSVLYDSWPAPHVAQFREGDTAEGVLAARRQAITRVLAGVATESLIADYVDPWTDERVRRSWTALAGAADNRYTLDLVPALQRSTTPKLLIWGEEDLHERVEYAERFASEVPHTTLIRIPNADHIPTENAPDHIGGALTDFLTA from the coding sequence GTGCGGAGGACCGCAGTCCAGGTTGACGGCGAGCCGGCCAGCTACCTGACCGCAGGGCGCCAGGACGCCCCGCCCGTGCTGATGCTGCACGGCACGTACTGGAGCCGGGTCTGGCTCCCCGTACTCGACCACCTCGCCGACGCGGGGCTGCGGCCCCTCGCGGTCGACCTCCCCGGACTGGGACGCTCAGGAGGCCGGCTCACCCCGGAAACGGCCACGGTTCCGGCCCTCGCCGACTGGGTGACGCGATTCGCCTCCGCGCTGAACCTCTCCGGCCCCATCGCCCTGGCAGGACACGACATCGGCGGCGCCATCGCCCAGCACCTCCTTGCCCGCAACCGGCTGGACGTGTCCCGGTTCGCCTTGGTCAACTCGGTCCTTTACGACTCCTGGCCCGCGCCCCACGTCGCCCAATTCCGGGAGGGGGACACGGCCGAGGGTGTGCTCGCCGCCCGTCGGCAGGCGATTACGAGGGTGCTGGCCGGTGTCGCCACTGAGTCGTTGATCGCGGACTACGTGGATCCGTGGACCGATGAGCGGGTGCGCCGCTCCTGGACGGCCCTGGCGGGCGCGGCCGACAACCGCTACACCCTCGACCTCGTTCCCGCCCTGCAGCGGTCCACCACACCCAAGCTGTTGATCTGGGGCGAAGAGGACCTCCACGAGAGGGTGGAATACGCCGAGCGGTTCGCCTCAGAGGTCCCCCACACCACGCTCATCCGCATCCCGAACGCGGATCACATCCCCACGGAGAACGCCCCCGACCACATCGGCGGCGCGCTCACCGATTTCCTCACCGCGTAG
- a CDS encoding NUDIX domain-containing protein has translation MLPGATSKWPGGNADAGEDPLETARREAVEETGPVNATGAAIMGTYSCWSTASKLIGRNGPYAVRKSVSAPPMWSGAFSVGM, from the coding sequence ATGCTGCCGGGCGCCACGTCGAAGTGGCCCGGAGGCAACGCCGACGCCGGGGAAGACCCCCTGGAAACCGCACGCCGCGAAGCGGTCGAGGAGACCGGACCGGTGAATGCAACCGGAGCCGCAATCATGGGCACGTATTCCTGCTGGTCAACGGCCTCAAAGCTGATCGGCCGTAATGGTCCCTACGCGGTGAGGAAATCGGTGAGCGCGCCGCCGATGTGGTCGGGGGCGTTCTCCGTGGGGATGTGA
- a CDS encoding GlxA family transcriptional regulator, translating to MSLHRVVALLNPPQSPFELACATEVFGTVPQDEPPRYSFRICAEHPGPLQTTAGYAMLVDAGLEALEQADTVVVPGWQPPGTPVPSTVTAALRAAHRRGARIVAICTGAFVLAQAGLLDGRRATTHWRDTARLAAAFPEVRMDQDVLFVDHGDVATSAGTGAGIDLCLHLVRSDHGAAYATQIARNMVLPPHREGSQLQYAAQPAPAKADQSLAPVMEWATSRLDTRLTLAHLAEHAGLSGRTLARRFAEQLGTSPGQWLLGKRIDAARVLLEQTDLPVEAIATRVGLTSAVNLRRRFRAHLGTTPGAYRRTFSQT from the coding sequence ATGAGCCTTCATCGGGTGGTGGCCCTGCTCAACCCGCCTCAGTCACCCTTCGAGCTCGCCTGCGCCACCGAGGTCTTCGGCACCGTCCCGCAGGACGAACCGCCCCGCTACAGCTTCCGGATCTGCGCCGAGCACCCCGGCCCTCTGCAGACCACCGCCGGCTACGCGATGCTCGTCGACGCCGGGCTGGAGGCCCTGGAGCAGGCGGACACCGTGGTTGTCCCCGGCTGGCAGCCGCCCGGCACACCCGTGCCCTCGACCGTCACCGCGGCGCTGCGGGCTGCCCACCGGCGCGGGGCGAGGATCGTCGCCATCTGCACCGGGGCGTTCGTCCTCGCCCAGGCCGGACTGCTGGATGGCCGCCGCGCCACCACCCACTGGCGCGACACGGCCCGACTCGCCGCCGCCTTTCCCGAGGTGCGGATGGACCAGGACGTGCTCTTCGTGGACCACGGCGACGTGGCGACCAGCGCCGGAACCGGCGCGGGCATCGACCTGTGCCTTCACCTGGTACGTTCCGACCACGGCGCGGCATACGCCACCCAGATCGCCCGGAACATGGTCCTGCCGCCGCACCGGGAGGGCAGCCAACTTCAGTACGCCGCACAGCCCGCACCGGCCAAGGCGGACCAGTCACTGGCGCCCGTGATGGAGTGGGCCACCTCCCGGCTCGACACCCGACTGACCCTCGCCCACCTCGCCGAACACGCCGGGCTTTCCGGCCGCACCCTCGCCCGGCGGTTCGCCGAACAGCTCGGCACCAGCCCGGGACAGTGGCTGCTCGGCAAGCGCATCGACGCGGCACGGGTACTGCTGGAACAGACCGACCTGCCGGTCGAGGCCATCGCCACCCGCGTCGGACTCACCTCGGCGGTCAACCTGCGCCGCCGCTTCCGAGCGCATCTGGGCACCACACCCGGCGCCTACCGACGCACCTTCAGTCAAACCTGA
- a CDS encoding sensor histidine kinase: MTNGPDPDLPAGRTWRDWAVDAVLFCAAVFLGLVVLGVVEEQGELSGRVAELDPLLGLVACLALWWRRRFPLAVALVGLPTVALATSALPAGAVIVTNFALRFRWRRALLTLGAYVVCMVPSGLLLYGRGTNLVIDAAFCLAYLLTTFAWGHALRSRRLLLQRLRMDAERARAEHERRLADARRGERQAIAREMHDVLAHRISLLSVHAGALAYRTRQAQAGAGPALDGAEVAESAEVIRGSAHEAVEELQEVLHLLRAEDGGEPVSLLPRIEDIDSLVADARATGQPVDFRPELAADAVHELRWQLHRTVYRVAQEGLTNARKHAPGAPVSVCLAGGPGRGLTVEVRNELPASPRTDEAIPGTGTGLTGLAERVRLDGGTLDHRAADGTFTLCARLPWSAR; the protein is encoded by the coding sequence ATGACCAACGGCCCCGACCCCGACCTCCCGGCCGGGCGCACCTGGCGCGACTGGGCGGTGGACGCGGTGCTCTTCTGCGCGGCCGTCTTCCTCGGCCTGGTCGTCCTCGGCGTGGTGGAGGAACAGGGCGAGCTGTCGGGCCGGGTGGCCGAACTGGACCCGCTGCTGGGGCTCGTGGCCTGCCTCGCGCTGTGGTGGCGGCGCCGTTTCCCGCTCGCCGTGGCCCTGGTCGGGCTGCCGACGGTGGCGCTGGCGACCAGCGCGCTGCCCGCCGGCGCGGTGATCGTCACCAACTTCGCGCTTCGCTTCCGCTGGCGGCGGGCACTGCTGACGCTCGGTGCGTACGTGGTGTGCATGGTGCCCTCCGGCCTGCTGCTGTACGGGCGGGGTACGAACCTGGTCATCGATGCCGCGTTCTGCCTGGCCTACCTCCTGACCACCTTCGCCTGGGGCCACGCCCTGCGTTCCCGGCGGCTGCTCCTCCAGCGGCTGCGGATGGACGCCGAGCGGGCCCGGGCCGAACACGAGCGCCGGCTCGCCGACGCCCGCCGCGGCGAACGCCAGGCCATCGCGCGTGAGATGCACGATGTGCTGGCGCACCGCATCTCCCTGCTCTCCGTGCACGCGGGCGCGCTGGCCTACCGCACCCGGCAGGCACAAGCCGGTGCCGGACCCGCACTCGACGGCGCCGAGGTCGCCGAGAGCGCCGAGGTGATCCGGGGGAGCGCGCACGAAGCGGTGGAGGAGCTGCAGGAGGTGTTGCACCTGCTGCGGGCGGAGGACGGTGGCGAGCCGGTGTCGCTGCTGCCACGGATCGAGGACATCGACTCTCTCGTCGCGGATGCCCGCGCCACCGGCCAGCCGGTGGACTTCCGCCCCGAACTGGCCGCGGACGCCGTCCACGAGCTGCGGTGGCAACTGCACCGCACCGTCTACCGCGTAGCCCAGGAGGGCCTGACCAATGCCCGCAAGCACGCGCCCGGCGCACCGGTCAGCGTGTGCCTGGCCGGAGGTCCGGGCCGCGGGCTCACCGTGGAGGTCCGCAATGAGCTGCCCGCATCTCCCCGCACCGACGAGGCGATCCCGGGCACCGGCACCGGTCTGACCGGGCTCGCCGAACGCGTCCGCCTCGACGGCGGCACCCTCGACCACAGGGCTGCCGACGGCACCTTCACACTGTGCGCCCGGCTACCGTGGTCCGCGAGGTGA
- a CDS encoding MaoC family dehydratase, whose translation MSITVNGLDELRKLAGSDLGTSEWIEVAQDRIDTFADATGDHQWIHTDPERAAQGPFGAPIAHGYLTLSLFIPLFTELLDVRGVTTKVNYGLNKVRFPAPVRAGSRLRLAARLTSVEDVPGGVQITVDGTIEVDGGTKPAAVVQSLSRFYV comes from the coding sequence ATGAGCATCACCGTCAACGGCCTGGACGAACTGAGGAAGCTCGCCGGCAGCGACCTCGGCACCAGCGAGTGGATCGAGGTCGCGCAGGACCGCATCGACACCTTCGCCGACGCCACCGGCGATCACCAGTGGATCCACACCGACCCGGAGCGAGCGGCCCAGGGCCCCTTCGGCGCGCCGATCGCACACGGCTACCTCACGCTGTCCCTGTTCATCCCCCTCTTCACCGAGCTGCTGGACGTGCGGGGGGTGACCACCAAGGTCAACTACGGTCTGAACAAGGTGCGTTTCCCCGCACCGGTGCGGGCCGGATCCCGCCTGCGGCTCGCCGCCCGGCTCACCTCGGTCGAGGACGTACCCGGCGGCGTCCAGATCACCGTCGACGGCACGATCGAGGTGGACGGCGGCACGAAGCCCGCGGCCGTGGTGCAGAGTCTGTCCCGCTTCTACGTCTGA
- a CDS encoding MarR family winged helix-turn-helix transcriptional regulator: MRALHADTGYLLYRLGLRSGQLFNTFLQESGLRLRHYAVLRFLATCEGALQRELSAQLGYDPSAIVGLVDDLEKLGFAERRPAPDDRRSRIVVLTEDGRAFLRDTDQAGQEVTDELLTPLAPAERKTLHTLLLRVAGNGLA; the protein is encoded by the coding sequence ATGCGGGCGCTCCACGCGGACACCGGCTATCTGCTCTACCGCCTGGGTCTGCGCTCCGGTCAGCTGTTCAACACCTTCCTCCAGGAGTCGGGTCTGCGGCTGCGGCACTACGCCGTGCTGCGATTCCTCGCCACGTGTGAGGGCGCGTTGCAGCGCGAACTCAGCGCGCAACTCGGCTACGACCCGAGCGCGATCGTCGGCCTGGTGGACGACCTGGAGAAACTCGGCTTCGCCGAGCGCCGCCCAGCCCCCGACGACCGCCGCAGCCGCATCGTCGTCCTGACCGAGGACGGCCGCGCGTTCCTCCGGGACACCGATCAGGCGGGTCAGGAGGTGACCGACGAACTGCTCACCCCGCTGGCCCCCGCCGAGCGGAAGACGCTGCACACGCTCCTGCTGCGCGTCGCCGGGAACGGGCTCGCCTGA